The Anopheles cruzii unplaced genomic scaffold, idAnoCruzAS_RS32_06 scaffold02164_ctg1, whole genome shotgun sequence genome contains the following window.
AAATCGGCACCGTTTGGAGTGGAGGGGTTGGTCTAGATGATTGATGTATAAAAGCGAATCCTTCAGCCAGCAGTCGGTATCAGTCAGGCCTAGGCACCGTCGGGGTTCCAGTGCAAGTCAAACCGAGAGGATCAGCGTGAAAATGATGCAGCTTTCGACGGTAATCGTGGTGCTGACCGTGGCCGGGGTCTGTCTGGCCTACGAGCACCACGGATTCGTCAGCGAGGTGAAGCACATCCCGTACAAGtactacggcggcggcggtggcattgGCGGAGGAATTGGTGGCGGTTTTGGCGGTGAACAGGTATATACGACAGGGTGCGACAATCCTGGATGGCTCTCAAGTAATGCTCCTTTAATGCAGGGTGGATTCGagggcggcatcggcggcggaggcaTCGGTGGATACGAGGGCAAGGACTTTTACGCCTATCCGAAGTACAAGTTCGAGTACGGAGTGAAGGACTATCACACCGGTGACCACAAGAGCCAGTGGGAAGTCCGGGACGGAGATGTCGTCAAGGGAGAGTACACTCTGGACGAGCCGGACGGTTCGACGCGCATCGTCAAGTATCACGCCGACAGCAAGAACGGATTTGAGGCCATCGTCAAGAACATCGGCAAGGGAGGTGGCATCCAGCAGGAAGGAggatcgatcggcggtggtggtggcggcggtgaggGTGGATTCGGAGGTGGCTACGGACATGGCTACAGCTATAGCAAGCTGAAGAAGTTCAATTAGACGCCGCGCTGGTTCGCCGATTCCTATTAATAAAGCCATTGCATGAGTATTCAAAAATTGCTGCAGAAGGAAGTTCAAGGTTAGCAAGCGCTCCGTGGTGCTCGTGTGCCGCGGCCACAACCGCCAATTGAGCTGCACCCCCGGGCGGGCCTCCGGTATGTGTTTGTGGAGTTCGATTGAACTCGCGGCCGGAGCGCCGCAAGTTGCCGTGTGGCTGGATTCTTAACGCATGGTTGCGCCCTGAATTCGCATCGTGAGCGCCGcggagtgctgctgctgttgctattTATGCGAAAAGTTATCCACGTTTCGCATCGGCGATCGACGCTTTGTGGAATTGGGGCGAACGTAGGCTTTGGGGTGTGTCTCTGCATGCTGCAGACTTGGGCGCTAATCGTTTGGAAGAAATTTGACTACAAGTTGAAGATGGAGAGAGCCGCGGGCGTGTCGTAACCGCCCCCGGGACCCGCACCACGGTCTGTGTTTACAAGGTGTTtatcgtttccggttcgtggccaccgtgcggtTTACACACCGGTCGGACACATACATGCCGGTTGACTTACCGACGGGTTGGGGGGGGGAACCACAGATTATCCCGTTGTAACATTCTGACAACATCTATCAACGCAATTACCCGGCCGATGTTCCGCGCGCCCCGGATAAGGGCGAGGAGAACCGCTTGAGGCGCGCCCTCAATTACCTCGATTTGCCTCGCAGAAGCGCGGAATtgcctcgtcgccgtcgtctcgTCGAAGAGAGTCCAGAGAGGTGGAACCACTACGACAACAACGCTCGCTCGGGTGGAactcggtgtcgtcgtcgtcgtcgctttATTCTTTAAATCCTATCTAGTTGTCGGcccatttgtttgtgttcaatCCGACAAAGTCACCACGACGACACTCGGTCGGTTGAAGTGTTTCCGACGCCCCGGTGTACCCAACACCGACCGAAGATACTACCGAATTTGCATGTCTACCCGAGGCGGGCATATTTGCGTTCCGTATGGTAAATTAATTAGAACACTTTAAACCGACCGAGGGTGGACCGGACCAGGGACGACGACTAAGCGCCCCACCAAAaagagccgaaccgaacggccgaCTCCACGATTTCGCAAGTCTAATTCGCACCGACCGGGCGTTTATCGTCTACCGAGTTCGGCTTCCGCGGTTAGGTCGCTCCGTTCGTTCCAACAGCTGTTTTGGTAATTTGGTTCGGCTCCCTCGGTGGTGGGCTCGGCCGGTTCCAGGGCCGGGGTGGCCCTTTTGCTATGACAACACTAATGTATgcgtaaataaacaaaaaccctcGCTCTCGGGTCCATCGGCTAAGGGACActggggcccccccccccgaaagAGTCCCAAACGTCACCGGGTTTCCATGTCCACAATTTATGTACCGTGCCGTTGTTTTTTCATCAAGCcataaaacattccatttAATGGCaaccgagacagagagagacctTCGAAGCTTACCTTCTTTAGCCGGCGAAACTTTTGGCCATGCCAGGCCGATAACCATCGTCTGTATGACGGTGCCGCTTGTGGTGGAAATTCCCTAGCGAATGCAGAATTCGCGGCATCAACACCaggaacaccggaacaccgtgTTCCGACTGTTTGCTGTACAGAGTGTCTATTGTTTCAAAGCTAGTCTCTATCCGATTCCTCGCGGTCGGAACGACAATCGAAAATTGACGTAAATAGTCTGCGGTCATTTTGCTGTCAAAGCGAGTCGGCGCGGCCAAATATAGGCAAGGCGCTCTGtcacttgttgttgttgtgttgtggccgcAGTTGTTTTCGCTAGTTTGCTGGCCGGAATCGATAAACATc
Protein-coding sequences here:
- the LOC128276711 gene encoding adult-specific cuticular protein ACP-20-like; translated protein: MMQLSTVIVVLTVAGVCLAYEHHGFVSEVKHIPYKYYGGGGGIGGGIGGGFGGEQGGFEGGIGGGGIGGYEGKDFYAYPKYKFEYGVKDYHTGDHKSQWEVRDGDVVKGEYTLDEPDGSTRIVKYHADSKNGFEAIVKNIGKGGGIQQEGGSIGGGGGGGEGGFGGGYGHGYSYSKLKKFN